One genomic region from Sphingobacterium multivorum encodes:
- a CDS encoding ABC transporter ATP-binding protein translates to MIKITNLQKYYRTEEVETVALNNLNIHVKEGEFVAVMGPSGCGKSTLLNIIGLLDDLDEGSYLFNEIEVAKFKERGRSDLRKHNIGFVFQSFNLIDELTVFENVELPLVYTNVPAAERKKRVEEVLEKVQIMHRRNHFPQQLSGGQQQRVAVARAVVNNPKLILADEPTGNLDSNNGNEVMQLLTELNEAGTTIVMVTHSEHDAKFSDRVIRMLDGQVIMETTSV, encoded by the coding sequence ATGATCAAGATCACAAACCTTCAAAAGTATTACCGCACTGAAGAAGTTGAAACCGTCGCATTAAACAACCTAAACATTCATGTCAAAGAGGGCGAGTTTGTTGCTGTAATGGGTCCTTCGGGCTGTGGAAAATCGACTTTACTCAATATTATCGGATTGCTGGATGATTTGGATGAAGGAAGCTATCTGTTCAACGAGATTGAAGTTGCCAAATTCAAAGAACGTGGTCGCTCAGATCTCCGCAAACATAACATTGGTTTTGTATTCCAGAGCTTCAATCTAATCGATGAACTAACGGTATTTGAAAACGTGGAACTTCCACTGGTTTATACCAATGTTCCAGCTGCAGAACGCAAAAAGCGTGTAGAAGAAGTTTTGGAAAAAGTCCAGATCATGCACCGCCGAAATCACTTTCCACAACAGCTTTCCGGAGGTCAGCAACAACGTGTGGCCGTTGCTCGCGCTGTCGTGAATAATCCAAAATTGATTCTTGCCGATGAGCCTACAGGTAACCTCGATTCCAATAATGGTAACGAAGTCATGCAGCTCCTTACTGAATTGAATGAAGCCGGCACAACCATCGTCATGGTAACACACAGTGAGCACGATGCTAAGTTTTCTGATCGTGTGATCCGCATGCTAGATGGGCAAGTAATTATGGAAACAACTTCAGTATAA
- a CDS encoding ABC transporter permease — MIKNFIKTALRNLWKTKGYSFLNIFGLAVGIAAASLIFLWVESQLGYNDNFANKKNIYVVKSKQIYDGATYVFESTPGPFAQSVAKEIPGIKHAVRMSWNSPMLFSVGDNNIFQTGVYADGSIADVLSLEFLEGDRKTAFDQVNNIVLSETAAHKLFGNRPALGKTVKTNNTEPFIVAGVIKDLPKNSSYDFQWLIPFKKFEAGQDWLENWGNNGVQTLVQVEDNAHVDQINKQMMDFVKHKTNGEVTFSQNYLYPMERWITYNQFDNSGNEIEGGIKNIRLFTFIAWVVLLIACINFMNLATARSEKRAKEVGMRKVVGASRKSLVTQFLGESLVLATISSLVALLLIYIFIGPFNAMIGQELKVNLSAPLHLLFLLAITLACGLFAGSYPAFFLSAFKPLTTIKGAKQKAGSGSLVRKGLVILQYTASVVLIICTIIIYQQIQHNKNRDLGFDKSQVITTALQGDMAKHLPLIKNQLLATGAVQEVGVSDMSILNINSNTSGFNWDGKDPNASILIGMLRSDEGLIPALDLKLFDGRNFHQNFVGDSTSVVINEAFAKLIKKDGLVAGNIISYGEEKFTIAGVVKNFVYNNVYADPEPMLFLPMNRDNGIMTIKTKAGVDLPDAIQQIEKVIVKNNPGFPFDYKFLDDSFNNKFKAELFVQQLSSVFALMSIIISCLGLFGLAAFATEQRAKEISIRKVLGASVSGLIQMLNREFVTLIAISCIIAFPIAWIIMSKWLTNYAHHVEISWTIFVISAVAAIVIALLTISSQAFKAAIANPTKTLRDQ; from the coding sequence ATGATTAAAAACTTTATTAAAACCGCACTTCGCAACCTTTGGAAAACCAAGGGGTACAGCTTTCTTAATATTTTTGGATTGGCGGTCGGTATCGCTGCGGCATCGTTGATTTTTTTATGGGTTGAAAGCCAGTTGGGCTACAACGATAATTTTGCCAACAAAAAGAATATCTATGTTGTCAAATCAAAACAGATTTACGATGGTGCTACTTATGTATTCGAATCGACACCTGGACCATTTGCCCAAAGTGTAGCAAAAGAAATACCCGGTATTAAGCATGCCGTTCGCATGAGCTGGAATTCGCCCATGTTATTTTCTGTAGGAGACAATAATATATTTCAGACAGGGGTATATGCCGATGGCTCCATTGCAGACGTGCTTTCCTTGGAATTTTTGGAGGGTGATCGAAAGACCGCATTCGATCAGGTCAACAATATCGTATTATCAGAAACAGCTGCCCATAAATTATTTGGTAACCGCCCGGCATTGGGAAAAACCGTTAAAACAAACAATACTGAGCCATTTATTGTTGCAGGGGTAATCAAGGACCTACCCAAAAATAGCAGCTATGATTTTCAATGGCTGATTCCATTCAAAAAGTTTGAAGCTGGTCAGGATTGGTTGGAAAACTGGGGAAACAATGGTGTACAAACATTGGTTCAGGTCGAAGATAATGCCCATGTTGATCAGATCAACAAACAGATGATGGATTTTGTCAAACACAAAACCAATGGTGAAGTCACGTTCTCACAAAATTACCTCTATCCAATGGAACGTTGGATTACTTACAACCAATTTGACAATAGCGGAAATGAAATAGAAGGCGGTATTAAAAATATACGTCTATTTACCTTTATTGCTTGGGTTGTTCTATTGATTGCCTGCATCAATTTTATGAATCTCGCAACAGCAAGATCAGAAAAAAGAGCAAAAGAAGTGGGTATGCGTAAAGTTGTTGGCGCAAGCCGCAAATCTTTGGTGACGCAATTCCTAGGGGAATCGCTCGTATTGGCAACCATCTCTTCCCTGGTAGCCTTGTTGCTGATTTACATCTTTATCGGTCCTTTCAATGCAATGATAGGCCAAGAGCTGAAGGTTAATTTATCGGCACCTTTACACCTCCTTTTTCTGTTGGCAATTACCCTTGCCTGTGGCCTATTTGCAGGTAGCTATCCCGCATTTTTCCTATCCGCATTCAAACCACTAACGACAATTAAAGGTGCGAAGCAAAAAGCCGGAAGCGGAAGTCTTGTACGCAAAGGATTGGTGATTTTACAATATACGGCATCCGTCGTTTTGATTATCTGTACCATTATTATCTACCAACAGATTCAGCACAACAAGAACAGGGATCTCGGATTTGATAAGAGTCAGGTAATAACAACAGCGCTACAAGGTGATATGGCCAAACATCTCCCACTGATTAAAAATCAATTATTGGCAACAGGAGCTGTGCAAGAGGTCGGTGTCAGTGATATGAGTATACTCAATATCAACTCCAATACGTCGGGTTTTAACTGGGATGGAAAAGATCCAAATGCCAGTATTTTGATTGGCATGTTACGTTCTGATGAAGGTCTTATTCCTGCTTTGGATCTAAAGCTTTTTGACGGTAGAAACTTCCATCAAAATTTTGTAGGTGATAGCACCTCGGTTGTCATCAACGAAGCATTTGCAAAACTGATCAAAAAAGATGGCCTTGTGGCCGGTAATATCATCAGTTACGGTGAGGAAAAGTTCACCATCGCCGGTGTCGTCAAGAACTTCGTTTATAACAATGTGTATGCCGATCCTGAGCCGATGCTATTTTTACCAATGAATAGAGATAATGGCATCATGACCATCAAGACAAAGGCTGGAGTAGATTTACCAGATGCCATTCAACAAATTGAGAAGGTCATCGTCAAAAATAACCCGGGCTTCCCTTTTGACTATAAATTTTTAGATGATAGTTTCAATAATAAGTTTAAAGCTGAGCTTTTTGTACAGCAACTATCCAGTGTATTTGCACTGATGTCTATCATCATCTCCTGCCTGGGCCTGTTTGGTTTAGCCGCCTTTGCAACAGAGCAACGCGCAAAAGAAATCAGTATTCGTAAAGTCCTGGGGGCCTCTGTTTCGGGACTTATCCAAATGCTCAACCGTGAATTTGTTACGCTTATAGCGATCTCCTGTATCATTGCCTTTCCTATTGCATGGATCATTATGAGCAAATGGTTAACCAACTATGCACATCATGTAGAGATTTCCTGGACCATCTTTGTCATCAGTGCTGTGGCAGCAATTGTTATTGCCCTACTGACGATCAGTTCACAGGCATTTAAAGCGGCGATAGCCAATCCGACGAAGACTTTAAGAGATCAATAA
- a CDS encoding efflux RND transporter periplasmic adaptor subunit, with translation MDRPLEKKKWNSKRIMTIVGVAGLVGLISASFYFTSGKSKLNVEADRISIVEIKNGNFQEFIPINGTVLPISSIYLDASVGGRVEEKFVEDGAILKKGDAIMRLSNTDQELTLVQQETQVLNLLTQSQIAQTNAQQASINNRNQMADVEQAYREAERIYNLNRKLLAEKAIGTQEFEKSKNEYNYQKERVNLTKQILKQDEISNAQKTNQDKQTYQRTQSALELMKRKIGDLIVRAPVDGQLTAFDAEIGQNKNAGERLGQIDVLTGFKVRADIDEHYINRIFPDLQGEFSIGEKTYKLRIKKVYTQVTNGRFQVDMEFINDVPKGIRRGQTLQIRLALSDETKALLLAKGGFYQQTGGNWIFKLDKNGSTAYRVDIQLGRQNPEYYEVIKGLQPGDKVIVSSYETYDKVQELNIKK, from the coding sequence ATGGACAGACCTTTAGAAAAGAAGAAGTGGAATAGCAAACGTATCATGACTATTGTGGGGGTTGCTGGCTTAGTTGGATTGATCAGCGCCAGTTTCTATTTTACCTCCGGCAAAAGCAAACTGAATGTTGAAGCTGACCGCATCTCTATTGTCGAAATAAAAAACGGTAACTTTCAAGAATTTATCCCCATAAATGGCACAGTGCTTCCCATTAGCAGTATATACCTCGATGCATCTGTAGGTGGACGTGTAGAAGAAAAATTTGTAGAAGATGGCGCTATCCTGAAAAAAGGGGATGCCATCATGCGTCTTTCCAATACCGATCAGGAGCTTACCCTGGTACAACAAGAAACGCAAGTGCTCAATCTATTGACACAGTCACAAATTGCGCAGACCAATGCACAACAAGCATCAATCAATAACCGCAACCAAATGGCTGATGTAGAACAGGCCTACCGGGAAGCGGAGCGGATCTATAATCTAAACAGAAAATTACTTGCCGAAAAAGCCATTGGGACACAGGAGTTCGAAAAATCAAAGAACGAATACAACTATCAAAAAGAACGGGTCAACTTGACCAAACAGATCCTGAAACAGGACGAAATCTCCAATGCGCAGAAAACCAATCAGGACAAACAAACCTACCAACGCACGCAGAGTGCATTGGAACTGATGAAAAGGAAAATTGGCGACTTGATTGTTAGGGCACCTGTTGACGGGCAATTGACCGCCTTCGATGCAGAGATCGGGCAAAATAAAAACGCAGGGGAACGATTGGGACAAATCGACGTCTTAACAGGATTCAAAGTGCGTGCTGACATCGATGAACATTATATCAACCGTATTTTCCCAGATCTACAAGGGGAGTTTTCTATCGGTGAAAAAACCTACAAACTCCGTATCAAGAAAGTCTATACACAAGTCACCAATGGCCGATTCCAGGTTGACATGGAGTTTATCAATGATGTTCCCAAAGGGATCCGCCGTGGACAGACTTTACAAATACGTTTGGCATTAAGCGATGAAACCAAAGCGTTATTGCTGGCAAAAGGCGGTTTTTATCAACAGACCGGTGGTAACTGGATCTTCAAATTGGATAAAAATGGAAGTACAGCATATCGTGTCGATATCCAATTAGGAAGACAAAATCCGGAATATTATGAGGTTATCAAAGGTCTACAACCGGGCGATAAGGTTATCGTATCGAGCTATGAGACCTACGATAAGGTGCAAGAGCTAAATATTAAAAAGTAA